The following nucleotide sequence is from Trifolium pratense cultivar HEN17-A07 linkage group LG2, ARS_RC_1.1, whole genome shotgun sequence.
TGTTGGCAACATTAATGTCTTTATTGTTAAAGATGAAATGAGTCTATTCAAATTGTTGTCAACTAAATAAGCTGAAAGTAATCTTTGACTCTAAAAACCGAACATGTAATCTACTTTATTGACGAGCACAAGTAACAACAATATTAGATAAAGCGCCCGAGACATGTAACCAATTTAAGATACCACTTAACaccttataaaaaatatgacattaaaaaaaaagacgtGACAATGATTCCTCAACTTCGCAAATACAAAGTCGAGCATTATTATGTAAGATTCAGCACTCGAAGAGATTAATCTTCGTTGGCATTTGATTAACCAATAAACGGCATGTAAAAATAGACACCTTCACCTAATTATTGGGcacaatcaataaaaaatttgtttgcatagtcttttattgttttttgtgaagaaaaaagttttttgatattttgtaaaattactattataaattaattaagacATACTATggttaatgaaataaaatatttttttcatgttttattTAGAGTCCCTAAaatatcaagaacaaaattgatGTAGAATTGACCTTGAAAGAGATATAAACCGATTTCACACCACGAGCTTCTACTACATGAAATCATGGAATGATAAGAGAACAAGAGCGCTCTTGTTGCGGTTCCTGTTCCCTTGTAGAGGGTTCATTGTTCATATGCCAAATAATTCCAGCTGCTTTTTTGTAAATTGCCTTATTAGctagattattttatttttaacttataaataaatgtagACCCCGTTCATTTTTTCCACCCCTAGccgaaagaaaataaaatacataaaataatagtCCAAAAAAGTTGATAGAGATAGTTCAATTAATTCATTCGTTCATTATAAAACAATTGCATATCCCAACATTTGACAAATTGGaggtattatatttttaaaatgctTTAAAATAACCAATAACATGTGAtacaattaataattttttaaaaaaataataaaaatttgaatttcttaattatttgattcaatGTTCAACTTTTGTGTGTAGTTAGCCGAAATGATAAAATCATTATATACTTATACACAAGTGGAGGAGTCGGAATTCGAACTCCGATCATGATATTCGACCtaataatttcaacattttttgtCAGTCCTGATTCATAATACTGATGGGTAAGATACTAAAATGATATCCTAgttaaaaaaatggtttaaaatattaacacattattaattaatgtaacATGAACAAATTATAGCACACTTTTGATCGAATCTTACCAATCTTTTTTCTTAGAGATCCATTCTTCTTGAAACTAATTAAACAGTTATGGttaattattttgcaatgaAATATTTCATTGCACACCACCAGTGCAATGAAATTCCACTAGATTGTCCTTTTACCGTATAATCATTAATCCCAAACTTAAAACCATAAAGCAAGATACCGTGATATCTAAATTTTGACAAATATGACAccaattttgtaatttaatcTTGAAAAAGAAagctttttaattaaaaactattcatgacattgtaataaaaaaatatataaataattaatgggATAAAAAGGAGGATTCTAGTAATCATCATCCTTTATGAAGCATATTTGAAGGTCATCGTACTTCAATATTCTTATTGTTAAAAGTGTTTGCACTAATTGAAAATCATAAATAGTAAAAAGCATGCATAATAAAAGCAAGGGTTGGGTGGCAAAAAAGTcttattttttgtcaattttatttCTCTCCCATTTTATTTTCATGCAAAGTAAAGAaattttgttatgttttgttaCATATATATTTTCTCCACCTAACTTTCTCTTTTCTCACGGGCCATGATAGATAATAGATGAATTCACTCCGATATCTTAAAATTTTGTTGCATATGTATCTACCATTTAATGCTACATTATActgtattttatatttgattatcttaaaataaatttttaatttcgAGTGAATTTTACATGCAAGATCCATGTTGTTATCTGACAAAACTTCAAAGTACCAAAATTTGTCTAGATAATATGCGTAAATAGTCTGGTTTATGTTaggattaaaaatatgattttcaGTGAAAGGACTTTTCCTAGATAATATGATTAACCTAATTTGAAATAGTGTGAAAATCTTAGAGAAATGTATTAGGGTTCTTGTTTATGAAGCTTGGAAGAAGAAACATAAGTTGGAGAAATGATTCAAATGAATTGTTTGTTTATGAAACTTGATGATAAATGATTTGGCTTCATAAAAAGCCCTATTTGGATAGATTCACTTTTCTATCCTATGTAGGAAATGAATTCTCTGCGGTCACTATTTGACTGCAAGTTAATCTTAGTCATCTATCTTTAAATTTGGAcccatcaaaatttaatttaaaggtGTTCAAGACAGTGGCTACATGCTTTTTTGACTGTATGAAATCCTGGTCCATCATACATAAGACTTCTAACTCACACTTTATTACGCAAAAGATTTCGCATGTTCAAATTAAACATAACCATTTAATTGTCACCTCAAACATAACTAATTAAAATGAGAAAACCATTATTTATTATGCTCATAAAGTATATATAATGGTAGTAATTAGACATAATAACAACATGTAGTCCATAAAAACAGAACTTGATTACAAGTCATTAATCACACATATCTTACAACATGTTCAAAATAACTACCAAATACCAATTAAGCTTTAATTCATCAACAGTAATATTTGAACTTGTGCATGTGCATGCCTAAAATTTCCTTCACATGATTGAACATGCATTTGGGTTATCATCACTGAAGAAAGAAGTAATCTTATCATCTGCTCCATTTGGATTTGGTTGTGCTAGCTCAGTGTTTTTCACAAATCCAGAGGGTCCATTCTTTGCATATGCCTGTGatatgtaaggatatgctacCAAGTTATATTCAACATATGGCCAAAACTTTGCTCTTTTTCCTGTGCTCTGCACTCTCTTTAGGACCTTATTTCTGTCCACATAACCAGTCACTGTTACCTTGCTTTGGTCTCTATTCACCTCTACTTCCTTCACACCtacattattatatttaatcCAATTTTTAATTACAATTATTTTGGTAGAATAACA
It contains:
- the LOC123907450 gene encoding heavy metal-associated isoprenylated plant protein 22-like, whose amino-acid sequence is MGALDFLSDYFSNVTPKKKHKPMQTVEIKVKMDCDGCERRVRSSVTNMSGVKEVEVNRDQSKVTVTGYVDRNKVLKRVQSTGKRAKFWPYVEYNLVAYPYISQAYAKNGPSGFVKNTELAQPNPNGADDKITSFFSDDNPNACSIM